The following are encoded in a window of Pan troglodytes isolate AG18354 chromosome 4, NHGRI_mPanTro3-v2.0_pri, whole genome shotgun sequence genomic DNA:
- the NEUROG1 gene encoding neurogenin-1, translating into MPAPLETRISDLDCASSSGSDLSGFLTDEEDCARLQQAASASGPPAPARRGAPNISRASEVPGAQDDEQERRRRRGRTRVRSEALLHSLRRSRRVKANDRERNRMHNLNAALDALRSVLPSFPDDTKLTKIETLRFAYNYIWALAETLRLADQGLPGGGARERLLPPQCVPCLPGPPSPASDAESWGSGAAAASPLSDPSSPAASEDFTYRPGDPVFSFPSLPKDLLHTTPCFIPYH; encoded by the coding sequence ATGCCAGCCCCCCTTGAGACCCGCATCTCCGACCTCGACTGCGCCAGCAGCAGCGGCAGTGACCTATCCGGCTTCCTCACCGACGAGGAAGACTGTGCCAGACTCCAACAGGCAGCCTCCGCTTCGGGGCCGCCCGCGCCGGCCCGCAGGGGCGCGCCCAATATCTCCCGGGCGTCTGAGGTTCCAGGGGCACAGGACGACGAGCAGGAGAGGCGGCGGCGCCGCGGCCGGACGCGGGTCCGCTCCGAGGCGCTGCTGCACTCGCTGCGCAGGAGCCGGCGCGTCAAGGCCAACGATCGCGAGCGCAACCGCATGCACAACTTGAACGCGGCCCTGGACGCACTGCGCAGCGTGCTGCCCTCGTTCCCCGACGACACCAAGCTCACCAAAATCGAGACGCTGCGCTTCGCCTACAACTACATCTGGGCTCTGGCCGAGACACTGCGCCTGGCGGATCAAGGGCTGCCCGGAGGCGGTGCCCGGGAGCGCCTCCTGCCGCCGCAGTGCGTCCCCTGCCTGCCCGGTCCCCCAAGCCCCGCCAGCGACGCGGAGTCCTGGGGCTCAGGtgccgccgccgcctccccgcTCTCTGACCCCAGTAGCCCAGCCGCCTCCGAAGACTTCACCTACCGCCCCGGCGACCCTGTTTTCTCCTTCCCAAGCCTGCCCAAAGACTTGCTCCACACGACGCCCTGTTTCATCCCTTACCACTAG